The Candidatus Lokiarchaeota archaeon genome window below encodes:
- a CDS encoding zinc-ribbon domain-containing protein, translated as MPRRRPPGFLHVSFGDNNRLQTMQHEDTMVREENVKFDGEDGTIQLTDVRLVWKKKPSRWGKLKKVGGIAGAIAGAAALSAIGSEVGGVGGRALRRFGRGMGAAAVLGAVTSWNRDSYINKTEDGDTDSVAVPVIAIAQAQQSGDELIIELQSGGNMRFDFKQKKVIPTIVANIRGAKEKGKCPYCGAATAGNLKCPQCGAPLQPGAEADESTSSGGDGFCTKCGEPYSTGDKFCGKCGSPL; from the coding sequence TTGCCCAGAAGAAGACCACCTGGATTCTTACATGTATCATTTGGCGATAACAATCGTCTCCAGACTATGCAACACGAAGATACAATGGTCCGTGAAGAAAACGTAAAATTCGATGGCGAAGATGGGACTATTCAGCTGACCGATGTTCGCCTTGTATGGAAGAAGAAACCCTCTCGATGGGGGAAGCTAAAGAAAGTAGGCGGAATAGCTGGTGCTATTGCAGGAGCCGCAGCTCTAAGCGCAATAGGTAGTGAAGTCGGGGGTGTTGGTGGCCGTGCACTCCGAAGATTCGGAAGGGGTATGGGCGCGGCAGCTGTACTCGGTGCTGTTACTTCGTGGAATCGCGATTCCTACATAAATAAGACTGAGGACGGGGATACGGATAGCGTGGCTGTGCCCGTGATCGCAATTGCCCAAGCTCAACAAAGTGGTGACGAACTCATTATTGAGCTACAATCTGGCGGAAATATGAGATTCGATTTCAAGCAGAAAAAAGTCATCCCTACCATTGTTGCCAATATCCGCGGCGCGAAGGAAAAGGGCAAATGTCCCTATTGTGGAGCAGCAACAGCCGGCAACTTGAAATGTCCACAGTGTGGAGCTCCCTTGCAGCCTGGTGCTGAGGCGGATGAGTCAACCTCTAGTGGTGGAGACGGCTTCTGTACCAAATGTGGTGAACCGTATTCTACAGGAGACAAATTCTGTGGGAAATGTGGTTCTCCGCTGTAA
- the cofE gene encoding coenzyme F420-0:L-glutamate ligase — MQLRWIALHEIRIIPLQTETLVTRNTDLGKLLVKSMKNQAIPLQHDDIIVITHKIVSKAEGRVINKRDITVSERAESIAEREDFDAHQVELALRESEKIIREKRALITLNKNGQICNFAGVDHSNAPRNSYVLLPANPDESALRLRQRVGELTGKEPAIIITDTEGRPWRKGAINLAIGCAGINAFKYNKNRPDLYGEVLKRSTVCQVDQLASAAELVMGQADESVPVAIIRGYPYEKGEEQVSDIYRSAENDLFR; from the coding sequence ATCCAGCTGAGGTGGATTGCTTTGCATGAGATTAGAATTATTCCACTCCAAACAGAGACACTTGTTACAAGAAACACAGATCTCGGCAAATTACTTGTCAAGAGTATGAAGAACCAAGCAATCCCCCTTCAACATGACGATATCATTGTCATCACTCACAAAATCGTCTCTAAGGCCGAAGGGAGAGTGATCAACAAGAGGGATATTACAGTTTCAGAAAGAGCGGAGAGCATAGCGGAACGAGAAGATTTTGATGCGCATCAAGTTGAACTAGCCCTGAGAGAAAGCGAAAAAATTATCCGCGAAAAAAGAGCCCTCATAACCCTGAACAAAAACGGACAAATCTGTAATTTTGCAGGCGTAGATCATTCCAATGCACCAAGAAACAGCTACGTTCTTCTGCCGGCGAATCCTGATGAAAGTGCTCTACGACTAAGACAGAGAGTAGGTGAACTGACCGGTAAAGAGCCCGCAATCATCATCACGGATACTGAAGGAAGACCATGGAGAAAAGGAGCAATTAACCTGGCAATCGGCTGCGCCGGCATAAACGCTTTCAAGTACAATAAGAACCGACCTGATCTCTATGGAGAAGTACTGAAAAGATCCACGGTGTGCCAAGTAGACCAACTGGCATCGGCAGCAGAACTTGTTATGGGCCAAGCTGACGAATCTGTACCGGTGGCAATCATTAGAGGATACCCATATGAAAAGGGGGAAGAGCAAGTATCTGATATCTATCGGTCAGCTGAAAACGATTTATTTCGATAG